Proteins encoded by one window of Elaeis guineensis isolate ETL-2024a chromosome 12, EG11, whole genome shotgun sequence:
- the LOC105054747 gene encoding GTP-binding protein YPTM2 isoform X1, translated as MNPEYDYLFKLLLIGDSGVGKSCLLLRFADDSYLESYISTIGVDFKIRTVEQDGKTIKLQIWDTAGQERFRTITSSYYRGAHGIIVSYFSIHPASFLFLLYGIEGLPDDYLYSLDVQVVYDVTDEESFNNVKQWLNEIDRYASENVNKLLVGNKCDLTANKVVSSETAKAFANEIGIPFMETSAKNATNVEEAFMAMAAAIKNRMASQPTMNNARPPTVQIRGQPVNQKSTCCSS; from the exons ATGAATCCGGAGTA CGATTATTTGTTCAAGCTTCTGCTTATTGGTGACTCTGGTGTTGGCAAATCatgtcttcttctaaggtttgcG GATGATTCGTATCTGGAGAGTTATATCAGCACCATTGGAGTTGATTTT AAAATACGCACTGTGGAGCAGGACGGGAAGACCATTAAACTTCAGATC TGGGACACTGCTGGACAAGAACGCTTCAGGACAATTACTAGCAGCTACTACCGAGGAGCTCATGGAATTATTGTCAGTTATTTCTCCATACATCCCGCATCATTTTTATTCTTACTCTATGGAATTGAAGGGCTTCCTGACGATTATTTATACTCACTTGATGTACAGGTGGTTTATGATGTGACAGATGAGGAGAGCTTCAATAATGTTAAGCAGTGGTTGAATGAGATTGACCGTTATGCAAGTGAAAATGTCAACAAGCTTCTGGTTGGAAACAAGTGTGATCTTACTGCAAACAAAGTTGTGTCATCTGAGACAGCCAAG GCGTTTGCCAATGAAATTGGTATCCCTTTCATGGAGACTAGTGCCAAAAATGCAACCAATGTGGAGGAGGCTTTCATGGCCATGGCTGCTGCAATTAAGAATAG GATGGCGAGCCAACCAACTATGAACAATGCTAGGCCTCCAACGGTGCAGATTCGTGGACAACCTGTCAACCAGAAGAGTACTTGCTGCTCTTCCTAG
- the LOC105054747 gene encoding GTP-binding protein YPTM2 isoform X2, with translation MNPEYDYLFKLLLIGDSGVGKSCLLLRFADDSYLESYISTIGVDFKIRTVEQDGKTIKLQIWDTAGQERFRTITSSYYRGAHGIIVVYDVTDEESFNNVKQWLNEIDRYASENVNKLLVGNKCDLTANKVVSSETAKAFANEIGIPFMETSAKNATNVEEAFMAMAAAIKNRMASQPTMNNARPPTVQIRGQPVNQKSTCCSS, from the exons ATGAATCCGGAGTA CGATTATTTGTTCAAGCTTCTGCTTATTGGTGACTCTGGTGTTGGCAAATCatgtcttcttctaaggtttgcG GATGATTCGTATCTGGAGAGTTATATCAGCACCATTGGAGTTGATTTT AAAATACGCACTGTGGAGCAGGACGGGAAGACCATTAAACTTCAGATC TGGGACACTGCTGGACAAGAACGCTTCAGGACAATTACTAGCAGCTACTACCGAGGAGCTCATGGAATTATT GTGGTTTATGATGTGACAGATGAGGAGAGCTTCAATAATGTTAAGCAGTGGTTGAATGAGATTGACCGTTATGCAAGTGAAAATGTCAACAAGCTTCTGGTTGGAAACAAGTGTGATCTTACTGCAAACAAAGTTGTGTCATCTGAGACAGCCAAG GCGTTTGCCAATGAAATTGGTATCCCTTTCATGGAGACTAGTGCCAAAAATGCAACCAATGTGGAGGAGGCTTTCATGGCCATGGCTGCTGCAATTAAGAATAG GATGGCGAGCCAACCAACTATGAACAATGCTAGGCCTCCAACGGTGCAGATTCGTGGACAACCTGTCAACCAGAAGAGTACTTGCTGCTCTTCCTAG
- the LOC105054749 gene encoding pentatricopeptide repeat-containing protein At4g16835, mitochondrial produces the protein MLLSIVSSTKQILPRGIITNKYFPLSTTALQPSSHNHQPKPQSLHSSNKEISTYIRNGDLVSALRVFNSMPLKTTISWNSLLAGYCRKPGKLKQALQLFAQIPQPDVVSYNTLLSCHLLNADLRGARFLFQTMPFKDLVSWNTMVSGLSRHGAMDEAQDLFLAMHQKNSVSWNAIVSGYVQASDMCSAEEFFKRAPDRYDVVLWTAMISGYMSCGKIDKALELFDRMPVRNLVSWNAMVAGYVKNGRSEDGLKLFKTMVGSIEVRPNSSTLSSALLACSNLSALELGKLIHQLVLKLPLGFDTTVGTSLVSMYCKCGDLDHACKIFYEMRRKDIVTWNAMVSGFAQHGHGVKAIALFDEMRSEGVEPNWITFVAVLSACNHTGLLDLGIQYFESMEKDYGIMPQLDHYSCMVDLFCRAGLLARAIHLIHSMPIKPHPSMFGTLLGACRVHKNLEFAELAAQKLVELEPWGAGSYVQLANIYASMNRWGDVSRVRRLMKENEVIKTPGYSWIEVRGVVHKFRSGDRVHSQLNLIHEKLSELEKKMKKVGYVPDLQFALHDVGEEQKEMMLMRHSEKLAIAFGLISTFSGTTLRVFKNLRVCGDCHNAAKFISMIEGRDIILRDTTRFHHFSNGSCSCGDYW, from the coding sequence ATGCTCCTTTCCATCGTAAGCAGCACAAAGCAAATCCTCCCTCGCGGAATAATAACAAACAAATACTTCCCCCTCTCCACGACCGCTCTACAACCAAGCTCCCACAACCACCAACCCAAGCCCCAGTCTCTCCACTCCTCCAACAAAGAAATATCTACCTACATCCGTAATGGAGATTTGGTCTCCGCCCTCAGAGTCTTCAACTCCATGCCTCTTAAAACCACAATCTCTTGGAACTCTCTCCTCGCTGGATACTGCAGGAAGCCCGGAAAACTGAAACAAGCCCTCCAACTGTTCGCTCAAATTCCCCAACCGGATGTCGTCTCCTACAACACCCTCCTCTCTTGCCACCTCCTCAATGCTGACCTTCGCGGCGCCCGCTTCCTCTTTCAAACCATGCCTTTCAAGGACCTCGTCTCCTGGAATACCATGGTCTCTGGGCTATCCCGGCATGGCGCGATGGACGAGGCTCAAGACCTTTTCTTGGCAATGCATCAGAAGAATTCTGTTTCTTGGAATGCGATTGTCTCTGGATATGTGCAAGCCAGCGATATGTGCTCCGCGGAGGAATTCTTCAAGCGAGCACCGGATAGATATGATGTTGTGCTGTGGACAGCGATGATATCTGGGTACATGAGTTGTGGTAAGATTGACAAGGCTCTGGAGCTGTTTGACAGAATGCCTGTAAGGAATTTGGTGTCTTGGAATGCTATGGTTGCGGGGTATGTTAAGAATGGTCGGTCAGAGGATGGGTTAAAGCTTTTCAAGACAATGGTGGGGAGCATTGAGGTGAGGCCAAATTCATCGACCCTGAGCAGTGCTCTGCTCGCCTGCAGCAATCTTTCAGCTCTGGAATTGGGAAAGTTGATCCACCAGTTGGTTTTAAAGTTGCCGCTTGGTTTTGATACAACAGTCGGTACTTCACTAGTGAGCATGTATTGTAAATGCGGGGATTTAGATCATGCGTGCAAGATCTTTTATGAAATGCGTAGAAAGGATATTGTCACATGGAATGCAATGGTCTCTGGGTTTGCACAACATGGACATGGGGTGAAGGCAATAGCATTGTTTGATGAGATGAGGAGTGAGGGAGTGGAGCCCAATTGGATCACGTTTGTCGCGGTCTTATCTGCTTGCAACCATACGGGATTGCTGGATCTTGGAATCCAGTACTTTGAATCGATGGAGAAGGATTATGGTATCATGCCTCAATTAGACCATTACTCTTGCATGGTTGATCTTTTCTGCCGAGCTGGTTTGCTGGCGAGAGCAATACACTTGATCCACTCAATGCCCATTAAGCCACATCCATCCATGTTTGGGACCTTGTTGGGGGCTTGTAGGGTCCACAAGAACTTGGAATTTGCTGAGCTTGCTGCTCAAAAATTAGTTGAACTAGAGCCATGGGGTGCAGGGTCATATGTCCAATTGGCTAACATTTATGCATCCATGAATAGATGGGGTGATGTCTCTAGGGTGAGGAGGTTGATGAAGGAGAATGAGGTGATAAAAACACCAGGGTATAGTTGGATCGAGGTGAGGGGTGTCGTTCATAAGTTCAGGTCAGGAGACAGAGTTCACTcgcaattgaacttgatccatgaAAAATTATCTGAGTtggagaagaagatgaagaaagtgGGCTATGTGCCagatcttcagtttgcattgcaCGACGTTGGTGAGGAGCAGAAGGAGATGATGCTGATGCGGCATAGTGAGAAGCTTGCTATTGCTTTTGGGCTGATTAGCACATTTTCTGGGACTACACTGAGGGTATTCAAAAACCTCAGGGTATGTGGAGATTGTCACAATGCTGCCAAGTTTATTTCTATGATTGAAGGACGGGATATTATCCTGAGGGATACTACTAGGTTTCATCATTTCAGCAATGGCAGTTGCTCTTGTGGGGATTACTGGTGA
- the LOC140852830 gene encoding uncharacterized protein, which translates to MTKEVRECIRTCSICQRFKHELVPSPGLLQPLPLPSTLFSDITMDFIEGLSVSQGRTVIFVVDRLSKFSHFISLKHPFSAKQTTPFEALYGIPSPLHLPYFSGDSNISAVDIYLRDCEFALAVLKYHLQWAFHRMKEQVDKHRTDRQFEVGDWVLDKIGKVAYKLNLPAEASIHNVFHVSQLKPGSPTTAPVFPLPSISHIQDDYPQEILDRRMVKRKNSAATQLLIHWRGHSPADAS; encoded by the exons ATGACCAAGGAAGTTAGAGAATGTATTAGAACTTGCTCCATTTGTCAACGGTTCAAACATGAGCTGGTTCCTTCTCCTGGGTTGCTGCAGCCATTACCCCTTCCATCTACTTTGTTTAGTGATATTACCATGGATTTTATAGAAGGCTTATCAGTATCTCAAGGGCGCACGGTGATTTTTGTGGTGGACCGTTTGTCAAAATTCAGTCACTTTATAAGCCTCAAACATCCTTTCTCAGCTAAACAG ACCACTCCTTTTGAAGCCTTGTATGGCATACCTTCCCCGTTGCATCTACCTTATTTTTCTGGTGATTCCAACATCTCTGCTGTGGACATTTATCTGCGAGATTGTGAATTTGCTTTAGCTGTGCTCAAGTACCATCTACAGTGGGCTTTTCATCGCATGAAAGAGCAAGTTGATAAACACAGAACAGACAGGCAGTTCGAGGTGGGAGACTGG GTGTTGGATAAAATTGGTAAGGTTGCTTATAAGTTGAATTTGCCTGCGGAAGCCTCCATTCATAATGTCTTCCATGTCTCTCAGTTGAAACCTGGCTCTCCAACCACTGCACCTGTTTTCCCTTTGCCATCCATCTCTCACATTCAAGATGATTATCCTCAAGAAATCTTAGATCGACGTATGGTTAAGCGTAAAAATAGTGCAGCCACACAGCTTTTGATTCACTGGAGAGGCCACTCTCCTGCTGATGCCTCATAG
- the LOC109506446 gene encoding uncharacterized protein, producing the protein MMEELELRQDQLRRWTKVRHQQAFDEIKSLIVGLSLQNMERVGERPVEEEERENRDGRIKRGWSHSTKLEFSRFDGEGLKGWLLRADYFFEVAGVPVDERVKIAALHLEGKALQRHQGFIKIKGNVAYEDWETYVVALIARFGSNAFEDLLADLWNLK; encoded by the coding sequence ATGATGGAGGAGCTGGAGCTTCGACAAGATCAATTGCGAAGGTGGACAAAAGTGAGACATCAACAGGCTTTTGATGAGATCAAGAGCTTGATTGTTGGTCTCAGCTTACAGAATATGGAGAGAGTGGGTGAAAGGCCTgttgaagaggaagagagggaaaatCGAGATGGAAGAATCAAGCGTGGGTGGAGCCATTCCACAAAGCTTGAATTTTCAAGATTTGATGGTGAAGGATTGAAAGGGTGGCTTCTCAGGGCAGATTACTTCTTTGAAGTGGCTGGTGTTCCCGTGGATGAACGTGTCAAGATTGCAGCATTACATTTGGAAGGTAAAGCTCTGCAACGGCACCAAGGTTTTATCAAGATTAAGGGAAATGTGGCCTATGAAGATTGGGAAACATATGTTGTTGCTTTGATAGCTAGATTTGGGAGTAATGCTTTTGAAGACCTTCTGGCTGACTTGTGGAACCTTAAATAG